TAAATCGTAAAAATAAGCTATTCCTTAATACGAAAAGCAGAACTTCAGGGAGATGAGCCTGAGGTTCTGCTTTTTTACTAGTAAATATGACAGATAGGCGAATTAACATTGAGCCGTGAATAAGAAAATGTCATAGGTAGCAGGTATTCCTTGATCTTGCTGAAAAGTATCTTTGTAATAATTCATCATTGGTATTAGAAATCGTCTATCTCCTAGGCCAAGAGTAGGGGAAGAAACAGTGGCTCCTATTTCTTTAATAGACCGTAAAAAATCGATAACGGTTGAGTAATAAAGTGTGATGGAATAAGTATGGACTTTTATGTTTTGAAAACCAGCGTTTTTTAAAAAAGAAGTCCATGTTGTAGAGCTATCAAAGCTAAGAATGTGTCGGCGAGCTTTTTCTCCCAGGTTAGCGTACGTTGCGTTATAGGAGTCCTGTAGTTCATGGAAAGTAAGAGGACCAAATGTTGAAAATAACAGATGACCCTCAGGCTGCAAAATTCTGTGCAAGTGAGTGAGGGTTTCTTGTGGATATAGGAGCCACTGAAAGCAAGCATTGGAGAGTAGCAGATCATAGCTTGAATCAGGGGCGGTTTTTACCCACTCTTCAATATCAGCACATACGAATTGAAGTGATGCTGGGATGAGTGATTGCTTATTATCTCGAATCGCTTGTTCTGTCTGGAGTAGCATTTTGTCTGCTAAATCGAGAGCAGTATAGTTTCGTAATGAGTGAGGGTGAGCCAACATTTTCCGAGTTAGATATCCTGTTCCACAACCAATCTCCAGTGCTTGAGAGAAGAAAATTTTACTTTGAAACGATTGGAGTAGTTGATCGGCCATCTGCTTTTGCACAATTGCATGTTGATCATAGGAGCTGGCTTTCAGATTAAATCGTTGTTGGATGTGCAGTTTATTTGGCACGAATAAACCTCCTTATTTCGTTACTTACATAAGAAGAATCAGATACGAATGGATAATGACCCTGGTAATCAGGTGAAAGGAGTGTAGTGTTTGGAATAGATTCTGCCATTTCCAGTGCTGCTGTATAAGGAATAACCGGGTCATCGAAAGAATGGAAGAGTAGACAAGGACAATGTATATTAGCTAAGAGTGGGCGGCAGTCCTCTAAAAGTAAAATGTCAAGCCCAGCTAACAAAGCGTCTTCTGTCCAATTACAACGCTGAAGTAAGATACGGCTTTTTTCATGCGCAAGCTCTTCCTCTGATGTAGGAAACATACTTCTATAAAAGTGTTCTAGCACTTCATATCGATTCCTCGTAATAGATCGTTTCATACGAATAAGAGAAGTTGTTGGCCAACCTAGCTGGTCCTTTATTTGATCACGGACAAAACGTGCAGTTGTATTTATAAGGACAAGGCCTATAACGGGGAAGGTAGCAGCAAGACGCTGTGCTAACATTCCACCTAATGACCAGCCAACAACGAAGACAGGAGAGGGGATTTCCTGATAATTTCCAAAATAGGCTTCTTCCACTTTTTGATAAAAAGCAGAAGGAGAGTCCATTTGAGAGAAATCGACTGAAACATGATTATACTCGGGTAAGCTTTGTTGCCATCTATCCCAAATAAAAGAAGACATTCCCCAACCTGGTATCCAAAGAATAGTTTCATTGATTTTCATGTAATCACTCCAAGTTCCATTGCTGTCTGAATGGTTTGGTGCGCTGCCCAAGCTACATCTTCATCTGAATGTGTCGCCATGAGAGAAAAGCGGATTCGTGCTGAATGTTCAGGAACGGTTGGGGGGCGTATAGCTACAGCTAAAATCCCCGCCTGTTCTAAACGTTTGCTATATTCGATTGCTGTCTGATTATCACCAAGTAGAAGAGGCACGATGGGCGAATCTCCAGAAGGGACAAGCAAACCCGCCTGTTGTAGCTTCGTGCGGAATTGTTTGCTTTTTCTGTAGAGTTCCTTTCGGCGCCAGTCCTCCTGTTGAACAATGGCAACAGATTGACCAATTGCTGAGACTAGAGCAGGTGGTAGTGAAGTTGAATAAATGAGTGGACGACAGGTATGTATTAGGTAATCAATTAATACCTGATCAGCACATACATATGACCCATATAGACCGAGAGCTTTGCTACATGTTCCCATCAGAATGTCCACCTCTTGATGAACGCCATACTGATGGCATAGACCAGCACCTGTTTTTCCATAAACTCCGCCTGCATGGGCTTCATCCACCATTAAAAATACTCCATGATCGTGTTTGATTTTTACCAGTTCTTCTACATCAGCCTTATCGCCATCCATCGAAAAGACTGTATCAGTAACGATTAGATTACGCCGGTGATTTCCCTTATGTTTTTGAAGAAGATACTGTAGATGCTCATAGTCGTTATGACGGTAGCGATAATGGCTTGCCCTGCTTAAAATCGTTCCATCTACTATGCTGGCATGGTTAAGACGATCGCTATAAATAGCCCCATGACGATCAACTAGTGCAGTGATACAGCCCAGATTAGCCATGTAGCCATTTGCAAATAACAGGGCTGCCTCCCGCTCCTTCCATTGGCTGATCAATTGCTCGGTATGGTCATAACAAGAAAGGTTGCCAACGACTAAACGGGAAGAGGTTCCTCCTGCTCCAAAAGCTTGTGATGTCATTTCCCATGAATGTAGCACACGAGGATCATATGATAGTCCTAAGTAATTGTTAGAGGAAAGGTTAAGTAATTTTTGTCCGTCTGATACAATCCACGTCCCTTGGCTCCCAGCTATATGTTCCATTGGACGAAGGCTACGTGTAAGCCCTTTACTACACATATCATCTAATTCTTGTTGTAAATCCGGGTATTTACTCATGTACGTGGTCGTTGGCAAAGGCATTTTCTTCAATTTCAAAACCCATGTCTGCAATCATTTGATGATCGGCATGTATCGCTTGCCCAGCTGTGGTTAAATAATCACCAACAAATACAGAATTAGCGGCGTATAATGCTAGAGGTTGTAAGTGCCCAAGATTTAGTTCGCGTCCACCCGCGATCCGAACTTCTTTTGTTGGACAAATAAAGCGGAACAAGGCGATTACTTTAAGACAAAAACGTGTCGTATTTCGTTTTATATGAGCTAATGGTGTCCCTAGGATTGGATTTAAAAAGTTAATTGGAATGGAATCAGCATCAATTGCCCGTAGAGTATAGGCCATCTCCACAATTTCCTCTAGCGTTTCTCCCATCCCGATGATGACTCCTGAGCAAGGAGACATTCCAGCTGTTTTTGCATTTTCAATTGTCTCGGTCCGTTGATCGTAGGTATGAGTAGTAGTGATAGAAGCATAGTTATCCTTGCTTGTATTAATGTTATGGTTGTAGCGATCTACTCCGGCAGCTGCTAAGCGACTGGCTTGTTCTGGTTTTAACAATCCTAAACAGGCACAAATTTTTAGTGAGGAGGTTTGCTTGATTTCTTTTACTGCTTCGATTACTTGTTGTAATTCTCTCTCTGTTGGTCCACGGCCAGAAGCTACAATACAATAGGTTCCGGCTTTTCGTGTGATAGCCTCCTCTGCTCCCTTTAACAAAGTCTCTTTGTCTAACATCGTGTATTTTTCAATAGGTGCAGACGAACGACTTGATTGAGAACAATACCCGCAATCCTCCCGACAATGGCCGCTTTTAGCATTCATGATCATGTTTAACTTCACTCGTTTGGCAAAAAAGCGATAGCGTACCTGATAAGCGGCTTGCAAGATAGGCAATAATTCATCGTCGTCTGCTTGTAAAATGCTGAGAGCTTCTACCTTGGTAAGAAGCTCACCAGCTATAGATTTCCGAGCTAAAATAGACCAATCATATGTCGAGCTGGTAGCTGATGTATTCATAGCACAAATCCCCCTAAAGAGTATTACTTCATCATTTTCAGGATTAACCTTGAAATTCACGTAGGATAGGAGTTAGTTGAATATGCTCTTCTATCACTTCAATAAGTTGCTTTTTAGTGAATGGCTCCACAAGATAAGGAAACAGCCCCAGAACGGGGACCTTACCAAAGTCCTCAATGTAATCAGCGTTTTTTCTGATTGCTTTCATAGAGAGTGTGGCTTCTGTTTGATTTAAAATAACGCCTAAAATAGGAATTTCTCTAGTACGCAAGGCTTCTATAGAGAGAAGAGTATGATTAATCGTTCCTAGGCCACCGCGAGCGACGAGTAGGACAGAAAAACCAGTCTGTTTAATGAAATCAATTCCCATCTCTGTGTCAGTTAACGGCGCCAATAGTCCACCAGCACCTTCCACCAGCAGGTTTTTATGCCTAGCAAAAAGAAGGGAGCCAGCCTGCATAATGCCTGGTAGTGTTAAGATAGTACCCTCACGAATTGCCGCTAAGTGTGGTGTGACTGGTTCTACAAAGGACAGCGGTGCAATCTCATGTGGGGCATCTTCTAATCCAGACAGAGCTTTTATACGTGAGGCGTCACTATTTATATCATCAGCACGTGCTCCTGATTGCACAGGCTTCCATACTCCAATATCCATATCCTTATGAAGGAGTGCTGCGGCCAAACTAGCAGTAATAATGGTTTTACCTATTTCCGTATCGGTTCCCGCAATAAAGATGCCATTGGTATGTCTCATACTTCTCTACCTTCTGTAACTTCTATAATCGCCTGAGATAAAATTTGAATCATTTCAATTAGCTCGTCGCGTGTACTGGAGAGTGGAGGCATGAATACAATTACATTTCCTAGTGGTCGTGTTAATAAGCCTAATTCTTTGCAACGTTGGCTTACTTTTACCCCAATTCTGTCATTCCAGTGATAAGGAGTTCGCTCCTGTTTATCGACCACTAGCTCTATGCCAATCATCAGACCTTTCTGGCGAATATCTCCTACATGCTTTCTCTCTAAAAATGCAGGCCATTGCTGTTCTAGCCACTTTGCATCGGCAGCTACTTTTTCTATCAGTCCTTTTGATTCAAACAGTTCTAAATTAGCAAGAGCCACCGCACAGCCTAGTGGATTTCCTGTATAGGAATGCCCATGGAAAAATGTTTTTTGTTCCTCGTAATTCGCATAAAACCCTTGATAAATTTCATCTGTTGTTAGAGTAGCAGCCAAGGGGAGATAACCACCGGTAATTCCTTTGGCAATAACCATGATGTCAGGCGTAACGTCCTCGTGTTCACAAGCGAACATTTTACCTGTACGTCCAAAGCCAGTAGCGACTTCGTCAGCAATAAAAAGTACTTGGTGTGCAGCAGCTAGCTCAGCGATTTTCTTTAGACAACCTTCTGGCATCACAATCATGCCACTAGCTCCCTGCACGATTGGCTCAATAATAATGGCAGCAATTTCACTCGACTTGTCTTGTAAAAGCTTCTCTAAAGATTGAAGCGTTTGCTCCAGTGCTGCACCATCTCTTTCTTCCCTGTATGTATTAGGGTAAGGAATGGCGTAGGGAGAGAATAACAGTGGTTTGTACACTTGATGATAAAGGGGGATCGCGCCTACACTAACAGCTCCAATTGTATCGCCATGGTATGCCTGATTCATGGTAATAAAACGAGTCTTTCCGCTAATCCCTTTATTTTGCCAATATTGAAAGGCCATTTTTAAGGCAATCTCTACACCGGTAGCTCCACAGTCTGAATAAAAGACTTTCGTAAGTCCTTCTGGAGTGATCTCGACTAGTTTTTCCGCTAATTGAATAGCTGGTACATTGGCCATACCGAGTAAAGTTGAGTGAGCAATTCGTTCTAATTGTTTGGTTATTGCTTGATTTAATTCAGGTACACAATGTCCGTGTACATTAAGCCAGATAGAAGAAAATCCATCATAATATTTCTTTCCATTCACATCGATTAATGTAACGCCTTCACCTCGCTCGATGATTAAGGGATCATTCTCACAGTAATCCTTCATTTGAGTAAAGGGGTGCCACAAGTATTTTTTATTTTTGCTGGCTAATTCAGAATAGCTGGGTGTTGAAATCATGTAGAATCTCCCTTCCTTCACTTTTGTAAACTTAATTTGTAATTTGGTTTACAAATATAGTTAGAAATATAGCATAGCTTTTTTTTCCTGTAAACGATAAAGGATGCACATTAAAATTTGACAAATATAACAGAATAGCTGGAAGATGAAAAATGAGAGTGAATAAAGTAAGGATAGAATAGAGAAAATATTGCTATTGTGTAGTGGGAGGGAAATATATGTTATCTCGTAAGGTTTCACGGGTGGCATTGATTGGTTCTGGATTTGTTGGTTCCAGTTATGCTTATGCTCTACTGAATCAGGGTATTGTAAATGAGTTAGTTATTATTGATGTTAATAAGGATAAGGCAGAAGGGGATGCCATGGATTTAAGTCATGGGTTACCGTTTACTTCCCCGATGAAGATTTGGGCAGGTGACTACTCTGATTGTAAGGATGCTGATCTTGTGGTCATTACAGCAGGGGCAAATCAATTACCTGGCGAGACACGTATGGATCTGATTGAAAAGAATGTCAGGATTTTTAATAAGATCGTAACGAGTATCATGGATAGTGGATTTCAAGGCATTTTTGTCGTAGCTAGTAATCCAGTAGATGTTCTTACATATGCAACGTGGAAGATTTCAGGATTACCTCATGAAAAGGTAATCGGCTCTGGAACATTGCTTGATACAGCACGTTTTCGTTATTTGCTTAGCCGAGCCTTCGAAGTGGATTCCCGTAGTATTCACGCTTATATCATGGGAGAACATGGCGATACGGAATTGCCTGTTTGGAGTCAGGCCAGTATTGGAGGCAAGTCGATTACAGAATGCTTGAAACAAGGCGTAGGTCCTAGCAAAGAGGAATTAGATCAGATATTTATAAATGTCCGTGATGCGGCGTATCATATTATTGAGAAAAAGGGTGCGACATACTACGGGATTGGAATGAGCTTGGCCCGTTTAACCAAAGCGATTTTATATAATCAAAATTCTATTTTGACAATCTCCACTCTTCTACAAGGGGAATTTGGTTTACATGATACATATTTAGGAGTTCCTGCTGTGGTAAATCGTAGTGGTGTACGTGAGGTTGTTGAGATTACGTTAAATGAAGAAGAGAAAGCCAAACTAAAGCATTCTGCGGATGTGTTGAAGAAGGCATTGTCTACGGTCTCCTTTACTTAGCACCATAAGGGAGAAAACGTACAGCAAAAAGAACATCATTATGCAAGGATAACAAATGTAGGGGGAGCGGGAATGGCTACTGATAAGTGAAGTAGCACTCCTGTTCCCCCTGTTTTTTTGCTCATTTATGTTGTTTTTGGGGTTCCTCGATCACATCCCAGGTTTCCTGATCTTGAATTTGGTTCATAATAAGCATATATTCAGAAACAGCCTCTTGAATGGTTCTAGCAATCTTTATTTGTGTTTTTTCATTTACTAGAAAACGACGATCACGCGAGTTACTTAGATAGCCCATCTCCACAATAACTGTCGGACAAATCGATTGCTTAAGTAGATAATAAGTCTTGCCTGGCATTGGTTCACCCTTGGTTTTATACAACTGATCCAAATGATGTTGAATGATATCAGCTAGGATGTAGCTTTGATTATTTTTTTGGTAAAGGACAAGCGGACCTCTACTAGATTTACTATTTGACCAATTAACATGCAGACTAATCAGCATTTGTGGACGAACTTCCTTAGCCAAATGTCGTCGCTGAGCTAAATCACGGATATGACGTGAGGGCGAACGTAACCATTTATTTTCATCACTTAGAGCATAATCGCCTGTACGATTTAGCAAAACCTGATATCCTTTTAGCATTAATTCTTTATACAATAGCTTGGCAATTTGCAAATTAATATCCTTTTCTAAAATTCCTTGATAAGAGGTTCCTCCATCTATACCACCGTGTCCTGCATCTATTATGATTTCTATTGGCATATGCTCTGAGCTAATTGCTCTGGCATGAGTAGGCAGAAGGCCCACCAATAGCAGGCCTATCAAGGCTGCCTTCAACCAACGCATATACTTCTCCTCCTTATGTTATGGCACAAGATATACGTATCGTGTTAGAAATTTGATATGTAAAAGTATCCCCCTACATTCAAAAACTCATGAAGAACTTTCAGAGGAAAACAGAGGAATTTATATAATAAATCGCCTTTTCACTCTAGCCGTTTGGACGTAAATCGCACTTATATGTTATAATAAAGCGTTGTAATTTCGAGTTGGAGGGTAACCTAAAATGGCAGAACAAACATCTCGGTTTTCAAAAATTGACATTAGCCAAGAGATGCGTGACTCGTTCATTGATTACGCGATGAGTGTCATCGTTAGTCGCGCTTTACCTGATGTAAGGGACGGACTAAAGCCAGTTCATCGCCGTATCTTATATGCCATGCATGATATGGGGCTTACTCCCGATAAGGCTTTCCGTAAATCCGCAAACGTTGTCGGTCAAGTAATGGCTAAGTACCATCCTCATGGTGATACGGCAATTTATGAGACCATGGTTCGATTGGCACAAGATTTCAATATGAGATACATGCTGGTTGAAGGCCAAGGGAACTTTGGTTCTGTGGACGGCGATCGGGCGGCAGCTATGCGTTATACTGAGTCCCGTTTTTCCAAAATTGCTTTAGAAATGCTTCGGGATATTGATAAAGATACAGTAGACTTTATACCAAACTACGATGGACATGAGGAAGAACCTACCGTTCTCCCTTCTCGTTTTCCGAATTTGTTAGTAAACGGTTCAGCAGGTATTGCAGTTGGGATGGCGACAAATATACCACCCCATAATCTAAGGGAAGTTATTGATGGTGTTAGTGCTATGATCGATAATCCTGAGATTACTGTTGCTGAGCTGATGAAAATCATTAAGGGACCGGATTTCCCAACAGCTGGCGAAATTTTGGGATATTCTGGTATCCGACGTGCTTACGAAACAGGACGTGGCTCCATTGTTATGCGTGCAAAAACCAATATTGAAGAGAATAATGGTAAAGCCCGCATTATTGTAACGGAAATCCCGTATCAGGTGAACAAAGCTAGACTTGTTGAAAAAATTGCAGAATTAGTACGTGAGAAAAAGATTGATGGCATAACTGATTTGCGTGATGAATCTGACCGCAAAGGAATGCGTATTGTCATTGAGCTTCGTCGAGATA
This is a stretch of genomic DNA from Brevibacillus laterosporus DSM 25. It encodes these proteins:
- the bioB gene encoding biotin synthase BioB, giving the protein MNTSATSSTYDWSILARKSIAGELLTKVEALSILQADDDELLPILQAAYQVRYRFFAKRVKLNMIMNAKSGHCREDCGYCSQSSRSSAPIEKYTMLDKETLLKGAEEAITRKAGTYCIVASGRGPTERELQQVIEAVKEIKQTSSLKICACLGLLKPEQASRLAAAGVDRYNHNINTSKDNYASITTTHTYDQRTETIENAKTAGMSPCSGVIIGMGETLEEIVEMAYTLRAIDADSIPINFLNPILGTPLAHIKRNTTRFCLKVIALFRFICPTKEVRIAGGRELNLGHLQPLALYAANSVFVGDYLTTAGQAIHADHQMIADMGFEIEENAFANDHVHE
- the bioD gene encoding dethiobiotin synthase, whose amino-acid sequence is MRHTNGIFIAGTDTEIGKTIITASLAAALLHKDMDIGVWKPVQSGARADDINSDASRIKALSGLEDAPHEIAPLSFVEPVTPHLAAIREGTILTLPGIMQAGSLLFARHKNLLVEGAGGLLAPLTDTEMGIDFIKQTGFSVLLVARGGLGTINHTLLSIEALRTREIPILGVILNQTEATLSMKAIRKNADYIEDFGKVPVLGLFPYLVEPFTKKQLIEVIEEHIQLTPILREFQG
- the bioA gene encoding adenosylmethionine--8-amino-7-oxononanoate transaminase, translated to MISTPSYSELASKNKKYLWHPFTQMKDYCENDPLIIERGEGVTLIDVNGKKYYDGFSSIWLNVHGHCVPELNQAITKQLERIAHSTLLGMANVPAIQLAEKLVEITPEGLTKVFYSDCGATGVEIALKMAFQYWQNKGISGKTRFITMNQAYHGDTIGAVSVGAIPLYHQVYKPLLFSPYAIPYPNTYREERDGAALEQTLQSLEKLLQDKSSEIAAIIIEPIVQGASGMIVMPEGCLKKIAELAAAHQVLFIADEVATGFGRTGKMFACEHEDVTPDIMVIAKGITGGYLPLAATLTTDEIYQGFYANYEEQKTFFHGHSYTGNPLGCAVALANLELFESKGLIEKVAADAKWLEQQWPAFLERKHVGDIRQKGLMIGIELVVDKQERTPYHWNDRIGVKVSQRCKELGLLTRPLGNVIVFMPPLSSTRDELIEMIQILSQAIIEVTEGREV
- the bioF gene encoding 8-amino-7-oxononanoate synthase translates to MPLPTTTYMSKYPDLQQELDDMCSKGLTRSLRPMEHIAGSQGTWIVSDGQKLLNLSSNNYLGLSYDPRVLHSWEMTSQAFGAGGTSSRLVVGNLSCYDHTEQLISQWKEREAALLFANGYMANLGCITALVDRHGAIYSDRLNHASIVDGTILSRASHYRYRHNDYEHLQYLLQKHKGNHRRNLIVTDTVFSMDGDKADVEELVKIKHDHGVFLMVDEAHAGGVYGKTGAGLCHQYGVHQEVDILMGTCSKALGLYGSYVCADQVLIDYLIHTCRPLIYSTSLPPALVSAIGQSVAIVQQEDWRRKELYRKSKQFRTKLQQAGLLVPSGDSPIVPLLLGDNQTAIEYSKRLEQAGILAVAIRPPTVPEHSARIRFSLMATHSDEDVAWAAHQTIQTAMELGVIT
- a CDS encoding alpha/beta fold hydrolase, which codes for MKINETILWIPGWGMSSFIWDRWQQSLPEYNHVSVDFSQMDSPSAFYQKVEEAYFGNYQEIPSPVFVVGWSLGGMLAQRLAATFPVIGLVLINTTARFVRDQIKDQLGWPTTSLIRMKRSITRNRYEVLEHFYRSMFPTSEEELAHEKSRILLQRCNWTEDALLAGLDILLLEDCRPLLANIHCPCLLFHSFDDPVIPYTAALEMAESIPNTTLLSPDYQGHYPFVSDSSYVSNEIRRFIRAK
- a CDS encoding N-acetylmuramoyl-L-alanine amidase family protein, with product MRWLKAALIGLLLVGLLPTHARAISSEHMPIEIIIDAGHGGIDGGTSYQGILEKDINLQIAKLLYKELMLKGYQVLLNRTGDYALSDENKWLRSPSRHIRDLAQRRHLAKEVRPQMLISLHVNWSNSKSSRGPLVLYQKNNQSYILADIIQHHLDQLYKTKGEPMPGKTYYLLKQSICPTVIVEMGYLSNSRDRRFLVNEKTQIKIARTIQEAVSEYMLIMNQIQDQETWDVIEEPQKQHK
- the bioC gene encoding malonyl-ACP O-methyltransferase BioC, giving the protein MPNKLHIQQRFNLKASSYDQHAIVQKQMADQLLQSFQSKIFFSQALEIGCGTGYLTRKMLAHPHSLRNYTALDLADKMLLQTEQAIRDNKQSLIPASLQFVCADIEEWVKTAPDSSYDLLLSNACFQWLLYPQETLTHLHRILQPEGHLLFSTFGPLTFHELQDSYNATYANLGEKARRHILSFDSSTTWTSFLKNAGFQNIKVHTYSITLYYSTVIDFLRSIKEIGATVSSPTLGLGDRRFLIPMMNYYKDTFQQDQGIPATYDIFLFTAQC
- a CDS encoding L-lactate dehydrogenase; amino-acid sequence: MLSRKVSRVALIGSGFVGSSYAYALLNQGIVNELVIIDVNKDKAEGDAMDLSHGLPFTSPMKIWAGDYSDCKDADLVVITAGANQLPGETRMDLIEKNVRIFNKIVTSIMDSGFQGIFVVASNPVDVLTYATWKISGLPHEKVIGSGTLLDTARFRYLLSRAFEVDSRSIHAYIMGEHGDTELPVWSQASIGGKSITECLKQGVGPSKEELDQIFINVRDAAYHIIEKKGATYYGIGMSLARLTKAILYNQNSILTISTLLQGEFGLHDTYLGVPAVVNRSGVREVVEITLNEEEKAKLKHSADVLKKALSTVSFT